One window of the Anaeromyxobacter dehalogenans 2CP-C genome contains the following:
- the argG gene encoding argininosuccinate synthase translates to MSRIYKSLPPKGTAIGIAFSGGLDTRCAVAWMSEQGMAVHAYTADLAQPDEANPADIPPIALQHGAVKARLVDCREAMVREGIAAIQCGAFHLSSGGKKYFNTTPLGRAVTGTAIVRAMREDGVHVFGDGSTHKGNDIQRFYRYGILVDPQLKIYKPWLDQAFVTAFGGRKEMSEYLERRELPYKMGKEKAYSTDANVLGATHEAKDLERLDSSMRIVEPIMGVAHWKPEVQVAPEEIELTWEQGQPVELNGKRFPSPYELFLEANRIGGRHGLGMSDQIENRVIDAKSRGIYEAPGMALLHLGYERLLSAIHNENTLDLYFTLGRRLGRLLYEGKWFDPEALMLRDALTRWVAPAVTGTVKVELRRGDDWTVLSTRAEYMSYAPEKLSMERVADPAFTPEDRIGALELQNLSVGDNRDLLLHHLDAVRKLGAATRGPGLGALLGSGEDE, encoded by the coding sequence ATGAGCCGGATCTACAAGTCGCTTCCTCCGAAGGGCACCGCCATCGGCATCGCGTTCAGCGGCGGCCTCGACACGCGCTGCGCGGTGGCCTGGATGTCCGAGCAGGGCATGGCGGTCCACGCCTACACCGCGGACCTCGCCCAGCCCGACGAGGCGAACCCGGCCGACATCCCGCCCATCGCGCTCCAGCACGGCGCCGTGAAGGCGCGGCTGGTGGACTGCCGCGAGGCGATGGTGCGCGAGGGCATCGCCGCCATCCAGTGCGGCGCGTTCCACCTGTCCTCCGGCGGCAAGAAGTACTTCAACACCACGCCGCTCGGCCGCGCGGTCACCGGCACCGCCATCGTCCGCGCCATGCGCGAGGACGGCGTGCACGTCTTCGGCGACGGCTCGACGCACAAGGGCAACGACATCCAGCGGTTCTACCGGTACGGCATCCTGGTGGACCCGCAGCTCAAGATCTACAAGCCCTGGCTCGACCAGGCCTTCGTGACCGCGTTCGGCGGCCGCAAGGAGATGAGCGAGTACCTGGAGCGCCGCGAGCTGCCCTACAAGATGGGCAAGGAGAAGGCGTACTCCACCGACGCGAACGTGCTCGGCGCCACGCACGAGGCGAAGGACCTCGAGCGGCTCGACTCGAGCATGCGGATCGTCGAGCCGATCATGGGCGTGGCGCACTGGAAGCCCGAGGTCCAGGTCGCGCCCGAGGAGATCGAGCTCACCTGGGAGCAGGGGCAGCCGGTGGAGCTGAACGGCAAGCGGTTCCCCTCGCCCTACGAGCTGTTCCTCGAGGCGAACCGCATCGGCGGCCGGCACGGCCTGGGGATGAGCGACCAGATCGAGAACCGCGTCATCGACGCGAAGAGCCGGGGCATCTACGAGGCCCCCGGCATGGCGCTCCTGCACCTCGGCTACGAGCGGCTGCTCTCCGCCATCCACAACGAGAACACGCTCGACCTGTACTTCACGCTGGGCCGCCGCCTGGGCCGCCTGCTCTACGAGGGCAAGTGGTTCGACCCGGAGGCGCTCATGCTGCGCGACGCGCTCACCCGCTGGGTCGCGCCGGCGGTCACCGGCACGGTGAAGGTGGAGCTGCGCCGCGGCGACGACTGGACGGTCCTCTCGACCCGCGCCGAGTACATGAGCTACGCGCCGGAGAAGCTGTCGATGGAGCGCGTGGCCGATCCGGCGTTCACGCCGGAGGACCGCATCGGGGCGCTGGAGCTGCAGAACCTGAGCGTGGGCGACAACCGCGACCTGCTGCTGCACCACCTCGACGCGGTGCGGAAGCTCGGCGCCGCGACCCGCGGCCCCGGCCTCGGCGCGCTCCTCGGCTCCGGCGAGGACGAGTGA
- a CDS encoding sigma-54 interaction domain-containing protein: MSPPSAAPLPFLGLGSEDALRAVADALPDGLFTTDAAGRITFWNRAAERITGWAPGEALGRDCSLLAGDPVHGCACGAGPIRCGMAERERTSKTCSVRTRDGRLLVIVKSAVPLLAPDGAAVGALESFSPVDPAPGGRRQDPGARPQASGLLGRGPAMEELRRMIALVARSDATVMLHGESGSGKERVAEAIHAGSARAAGPFVRVNCSALNENLLESELFGHVRGAFTGALRDRRGRFQEADGGTLLLDEIGDISPVVQVKLLRVIEQRQIERVGDSAPVPVDVRIVCATHRDLRALVDAGRFRADLYFRLAVFPLRVPPLREHVEDLPEIAAAFLERHAPASGGRPRALSAAAVATLSACTWPGNVRELQNVLEFAALQAGDGDIGLEHLPAELRGACAPAARRPGAMPGPDEIRAALEACGGRRAEAARRLGISRGTLWKRMRALALDAPEPG, from the coding sequence GTGTCCCCGCCCAGCGCCGCCCCCCTCCCGTTCCTCGGCCTCGGCAGCGAGGACGCGCTCCGCGCCGTCGCCGACGCGCTGCCCGACGGCCTGTTCACCACCGACGCCGCCGGGCGCATCACCTTCTGGAACCGCGCCGCGGAGCGGATCACGGGGTGGGCGCCGGGCGAGGCGCTCGGGCGCGACTGCTCGCTGCTCGCCGGCGATCCGGTGCACGGCTGCGCCTGCGGCGCCGGCCCCATCCGCTGCGGCATGGCGGAGCGCGAGCGCACCTCGAAGACCTGCTCGGTGCGCACGCGCGACGGCCGCCTGCTCGTCATCGTGAAGAGCGCCGTCCCGCTGCTCGCGCCCGACGGCGCCGCGGTGGGCGCGCTCGAGTCCTTCAGCCCGGTGGATCCCGCGCCCGGCGGCCGCCGGCAGGACCCCGGCGCGCGGCCGCAGGCCTCGGGCCTGCTCGGGCGCGGGCCGGCCATGGAGGAGCTGCGCCGGATGATCGCGCTGGTGGCGCGCTCCGACGCGACGGTGATGCTGCACGGCGAGAGCGGCTCGGGGAAGGAGCGGGTCGCCGAGGCCATCCACGCCGGCAGCGCCCGGGCCGCCGGCCCGTTCGTGCGCGTGAACTGCTCCGCGCTCAACGAGAACCTGCTCGAGAGCGAGCTGTTCGGGCACGTGCGCGGCGCGTTCACCGGCGCGCTCCGCGACCGGCGCGGCCGCTTCCAGGAGGCGGACGGCGGCACGCTGCTGCTGGACGAGATCGGCGACATCTCGCCGGTCGTGCAGGTGAAGCTCCTGCGCGTCATCGAGCAGCGCCAGATCGAGCGCGTGGGCGACTCCGCGCCGGTGCCGGTGGACGTGCGCATCGTCTGCGCCACCCACCGCGACCTGCGGGCGCTGGTGGACGCGGGCCGGTTCCGCGCGGACCTGTACTTCCGCCTGGCGGTGTTCCCGCTGCGGGTGCCCCCGCTGCGCGAGCACGTCGAGGACCTCCCCGAGATCGCCGCCGCGTTCCTGGAGCGCCACGCGCCCGCGTCCGGCGGGCGGCCGCGCGCCCTCTCCGCCGCCGCGGTCGCGACGCTGTCCGCCTGCACCTGGCCCGGCAACGTGCGCGAGCTGCAGAACGTGCTCGAGTTCGCGGCGCTGCAGGCGGGCGACGGCGACATCGGCCTGGAGCACCTGCCCGCCGAGCTGCGCGGCGCCTGCGCCCCGGCCGCGCGCCGCCCCGGCGCCATGCCGGGGCCGGACGAGATCCGGGCCGCGCTGGAGGCCTGCGGCGGGCGCCGGGCCGAGGCCGCGCGGCGGCTCGGCATCTCGCGCGGGACGCTCTGGAAGCGGATGCGGGCGCTCGCGCTCGACGCGCCCGAGCCGGGCTAG
- a CDS encoding GMC oxidoreductase, translating into MPGPTEPALPDTRFDFDYLVIGSGFGGAVSALRLAEKGWRVGVLEMGKRWRPEDFPRTNWNLRKFLWMPRLRLFGIQQITLLRDVLVLHGAGVGGGSLVYANTLLVPPDRAFDDPRWPGGGWRARLAPHYATAKFMLGAVEAPEVFPGDEALRQAVDEETGRGHTFSRHTVAVHFGDAKRAVPDPYFGGEGPERIGCSLCGECMTGCRHGAKNTLDRNYLHLAERRGAEILPETLVTDLRPLAGGGWEVHTRSSTHVVRRQRRVLRARGVVLAAGAIGTVRLLLRCKAVGSLPALSGQVGNHVRTNSEALLAVTARRDDVDYSHGLAITSGLQADDDTHMEVVRYGAGHDFMSLLATHLTGGGPPWPRPLRWLGNLFRHPVDFFRAHWPFGWARRTAVLLVMQPLASHLRLRLARRPWGRSLTSALDGPRPPSYMPLANAVARRMAARMDGVAQSGLHEVFLGASSTAHILGGATMGASPAEGVCDAQGHVFGYQDLYVADGSLVPANLGVNPSLTITALAEHVMSRIPANPAGGQRPAPRPPGGAA; encoded by the coding sequence ATGCCCGGCCCCACCGAGCCCGCCCTGCCCGATACGCGCTTCGACTTCGACTACCTGGTGATCGGCTCCGGCTTCGGCGGCGCGGTGTCGGCGCTGCGGCTCGCCGAGAAGGGCTGGCGCGTCGGCGTGCTCGAAATGGGCAAGCGCTGGCGCCCGGAGGACTTCCCGCGCACGAACTGGAACCTGCGCAAGTTCCTGTGGATGCCGCGGCTGCGGCTGTTCGGGATCCAGCAGATCACGCTCCTGCGCGACGTGCTCGTGCTGCACGGCGCGGGCGTGGGCGGGGGCAGCCTGGTCTACGCGAACACGCTGCTCGTCCCGCCGGACCGCGCCTTCGACGATCCGCGCTGGCCGGGCGGCGGCTGGCGGGCGCGCCTCGCGCCGCACTACGCGACGGCGAAGTTCATGCTGGGCGCGGTGGAGGCGCCTGAGGTGTTCCCGGGCGACGAGGCGCTGCGCCAGGCGGTGGACGAGGAGACCGGGCGCGGCCACACGTTCTCGCGCCACACCGTGGCGGTGCACTTCGGCGACGCGAAGCGGGCCGTGCCGGACCCGTACTTCGGCGGCGAGGGGCCGGAGCGGATCGGCTGCTCGCTCTGCGGCGAGTGCATGACGGGCTGCCGCCACGGCGCGAAGAACACGCTCGACCGGAACTACCTCCACCTGGCCGAGCGGCGCGGGGCGGAGATCCTGCCGGAGACGCTGGTCACCGACCTGCGCCCGCTGGCGGGCGGCGGCTGGGAGGTCCACACGCGGTCGTCCACGCACGTGGTCCGGCGCCAGCGGCGCGTGCTCCGCGCGAGAGGCGTGGTGCTGGCCGCGGGCGCGATCGGCACGGTGCGCCTGCTGCTCCGCTGCAAGGCGGTCGGGAGCCTCCCGGCGCTCTCCGGCCAAGTCGGCAACCACGTGCGCACGAACAGCGAGGCGCTGCTGGCGGTGACGGCGCGCCGCGACGACGTGGACTACAGCCACGGCCTCGCCATCACCTCGGGCCTGCAGGCGGACGACGACACGCACATGGAGGTGGTCCGCTACGGCGCGGGCCACGACTTCATGTCGCTCCTCGCCACGCACCTCACCGGCGGCGGCCCGCCCTGGCCGCGCCCGCTGCGCTGGCTCGGGAACCTGTTCCGGCACCCGGTGGACTTCTTCCGCGCGCACTGGCCGTTCGGCTGGGCGCGCCGCACCGCGGTGCTGCTCGTGATGCAGCCGCTCGCGAGCCACCTGCGGCTGCGGCTCGCGCGCCGGCCGTGGGGGCGCTCGCTCACCAGCGCGCTCGACGGCCCGCGGCCGCCGAGCTACATGCCGCTCGCGAACGCGGTGGCGCGCAGGATGGCGGCGCGCATGGACGGGGTGGCGCAGAGCGGGCTCCACGAGGTGTTCCTGGGCGCGTCGAGCACCGCGCACATCCTGGGCGGCGCGACCATGGGCGCCTCGCCGGCCGAGGGCGTGTGCGACGCGCAGGGGCACGTGTTCGGCTACCAGGACCTCTACGTCGCCGACGGCAGCCTGGTGCCGGCGAACCTGGGCGTGAACCCGTCGCTCACCATCACGGCGCTGGCCGAGCACGTCATGAGCCGGATCCCGGCCAACCCGGCCGGCGGGCAGCGGCCGGCCCCGCGGCCGCCGGGTGGCGCCGCGTGA
- a CDS encoding pyridoxal phosphate-dependent aminotransferase, whose protein sequence is MARHPSPSPTTATLSDRVYSPTGGPVHLPQGPVYALNVGDTWREPPACARAEAQRVADHPGLHGYAPVQGEPALLDAVEERLRARGGAPVAREGLQVMVGATAGLGVVVDALLDPGDEVIVLAPYWPLIRGIVAARGAVPVEVPLFDRLDAPGFDPEAALAAAVTPRTAAVYVNSPNNPTGRSLPDELVTALARLARRHALWVIADEVYEDLQYGTPRPPLWARPELRERTIATHSFSKAYALAGARVGYTHGPEEIMRAVRAVQTFKTYCAPRPFQIAAARALREGDAWLAETRALYAEAGRTAAAALGVPAPEAGTFLFLDVAPSLRPGEALDGLLARCLEAGVLLTPGPATGAAYRTHVRLCFTAVAPDALDAALARLGPLLGRPA, encoded by the coding sequence ATGGCCCGCCACCCCTCCCCTTCCCCCACCACCGCGACCCTCTCCGACCGCGTCTACAGCCCGACCGGCGGACCGGTGCACCTGCCCCAGGGACCGGTCTACGCGCTGAACGTCGGCGACACCTGGCGCGAGCCGCCCGCCTGCGCCCGCGCCGAGGCGCAGCGCGTGGCCGATCACCCGGGGCTGCACGGGTACGCGCCGGTGCAGGGCGAGCCGGCGCTCCTCGACGCCGTCGAGGAGCGGCTCCGGGCGCGCGGCGGCGCGCCGGTCGCGCGCGAGGGGCTGCAGGTCATGGTGGGCGCGACCGCCGGGCTGGGCGTGGTGGTGGACGCGCTGCTCGACCCGGGCGACGAGGTGATCGTGCTCGCGCCCTACTGGCCGCTCATCCGCGGCATCGTGGCGGCGCGCGGCGCGGTGCCGGTGGAGGTCCCGCTCTTCGACCGGCTGGACGCGCCGGGGTTCGACCCGGAGGCGGCGCTCGCCGCCGCGGTGACGCCGCGGACGGCCGCCGTCTACGTGAACTCCCCCAACAACCCGACGGGCCGGTCGCTCCCGGACGAGCTGGTGACCGCGCTGGCCCGGCTGGCGCGGCGCCACGCGCTGTGGGTGATCGCGGACGAGGTCTACGAGGACCTGCAGTACGGCACGCCGCGCCCGCCGCTCTGGGCCCGGCCCGAGCTGCGCGAGCGGACGATCGCCACCCACTCGTTCTCGAAGGCGTACGCGCTCGCCGGCGCGCGGGTGGGCTACACGCACGGGCCCGAGGAGATCATGCGCGCGGTGCGGGCGGTGCAGACGTTCAAGACGTACTGCGCGCCGCGCCCGTTCCAGATCGCCGCCGCCCGGGCGCTCCGCGAGGGCGACGCGTGGCTGGCCGAGACCCGCGCGCTGTACGCCGAGGCCGGCCGCACGGCCGCCGCGGCGCTCGGCGTCCCCGCGCCCGAGGCGGGGACGTTCCTGTTCCTGGACGTGGCGCCCAGCCTCCGCCCGGGCGAGGCGCTCGACGGCCTCCTGGCGCGCTGCCTCGAGGCGGGCGTGCTGCTCACGCCGGGGCCGGCCACCGGCGCGGCCTACCGGACGCACGTGCGCCTCTGCTTCACCGCGGTGGCACCCGACGCGCTCGACGCCGCGCTGGCGCGGCTCGGGCCGCTGCTGGGGCGGCCGGCCTGA
- a CDS encoding ArsR/SmtB family transcription factor: MPVQLTDDEFCSIARALADPQRCEILRRAAVEGEVACAQLVEGVALCQSTVSHHLKELVGAQLLERRREGHFAYFRLRRDVMEAYLEALRARTLAPPPPRKPAESRARGA, from the coding sequence ATGCCGGTCCAGCTCACCGACGACGAGTTCTGCAGCATCGCGCGGGCGCTCGCCGACCCGCAGCGCTGCGAGATCCTCCGCCGCGCCGCCGTCGAGGGCGAGGTGGCGTGCGCCCAGCTGGTGGAGGGCGTCGCCCTCTGCCAGTCCACCGTCTCGCACCACCTGAAGGAGCTGGTCGGCGCGCAGCTCCTCGAGCGGCGCCGCGAGGGGCACTTCGCGTACTTCCGGCTCCGGCGCGACGTGATGGAGGCGTACCTGGAGGCGCTGAGGGCGCGCACGCTCGCGCCCCCGCCACCGCGCAAGCCCGCGGAATCCCGGGCGCGCGGCGCCTGA
- a CDS encoding rubrerythrin family protein, with the protein MRKDAIAVGTCVLLLAGGALAAEPSPTQANLQTAYQRDLDAHARYQAFAVAADREGYAGAAALFRAAARSEQIRAEQHAAALRHLGGSVTTAASAVGTVRDTPFNLRAMLSHESAERFGSYPRAVRQARREGLAEAALGFTLAHAVEREMVVLYQEAVGRLDALRAPGEPFHVCRTCGHVARGARPPETCPVSLSPSEAFERVP; encoded by the coding sequence ATGCGGAAGGATGCGATCGCGGTGGGGACGTGTGTGCTGCTGCTCGCGGGAGGGGCGCTCGCCGCCGAGCCCTCCCCCACGCAGGCGAACCTCCAGACGGCGTACCAGCGCGATCTCGACGCGCACGCGCGCTACCAGGCGTTCGCCGTCGCCGCCGATCGCGAGGGCTACGCCGGCGCGGCGGCCCTGTTCCGGGCGGCCGCGCGTTCCGAGCAGATCCGGGCGGAGCAGCACGCCGCCGCGCTCCGTCACCTGGGCGGGTCGGTGACGACGGCGGCGTCCGCGGTGGGGACGGTGCGAGACACCCCGTTCAACCTTCGCGCGATGCTGTCGCACGAGAGCGCCGAGCGGTTCGGGTCCTACCCGCGCGCCGTCCGGCAGGCGCGCCGCGAAGGCCTGGCGGAGGCGGCGCTCGGCTTCACGCTGGCGCACGCGGTCGAGCGGGAGATGGTCGTGCTGTACCAGGAGGCGGTGGGGCGGCTCGACGCCCTGCGCGCGCCGGGCGAGCCGTTCCACGTCTGCCGCACGTGCGGGCACGTGGCGCGAGGCGCCCGGCCGCCGGAGACGTGCCCGGTGTCGCTCTCGCCGTCCGAGGCGTTCGAGCGCGTCCCGTAG
- the nrfD gene encoding NrfD/PsrC family molybdoenzyme membrane anchor subunit produces the protein MPQISGFAFPNDVHVWWSLMIVMYPYITGFVAGAFIVTSLFHLFGRAELRPVARLAMATSFSFLLVASLPLQLHLGHPERGPLVLVTPHFTSAMAGFGMLYGGYLLILALEVWFVWRREIVDRARRSRGAARAFYATLALGTYDTSPEALAVDHRAIAVLAGIGLPGACMLHGYVGFIFGAIKANPWWSTPLMPIIFLVSAAVSGIALLLVLYQVVSKLRGRPADQPCVSSLARWLWLFLILTLSLELLEILVMAYERSDSWLIISELITTRLELSYVTVQMIVGGLIPMILLAVVVLMNRYLHPRVRNTLSTAAALLCLLQVFSMRWNIVIGGQLLSKSLRGLRSHYEPELFGREGVLMALALVLAPFAILWIFDRVLGIDPPGQADGEPEAHAAAAPGGAAATGPGLGDVHP, from the coding sequence ATGCCCCAGATCAGCGGCTTCGCGTTCCCGAACGACGTCCACGTCTGGTGGAGCCTGATGATCGTGATGTACCCGTACATCACCGGCTTCGTGGCGGGCGCGTTCATCGTGACCAGCCTGTTCCACCTGTTCGGCCGCGCCGAGCTCCGGCCGGTGGCGCGCCTCGCCATGGCGACGTCGTTCTCGTTCCTGCTGGTCGCGTCGCTGCCGCTCCAGCTCCACCTCGGCCACCCGGAGCGCGGCCCGCTCGTGCTGGTCACGCCGCACTTCACCTCCGCCATGGCCGGGTTCGGCATGCTGTACGGCGGCTACCTGCTCATCCTCGCGCTGGAGGTCTGGTTCGTGTGGCGGCGCGAGATCGTCGATCGCGCCCGGCGCAGCCGCGGGGCGGCGCGCGCGTTCTACGCGACGCTCGCGCTCGGCACCTACGACACCAGCCCCGAGGCGCTGGCGGTGGACCACCGCGCCATCGCGGTGCTCGCCGGCATCGGCCTCCCCGGCGCCTGCATGCTCCACGGGTACGTGGGCTTCATCTTCGGCGCCATCAAGGCGAACCCCTGGTGGTCCACCCCGCTCATGCCCATCATCTTCCTGGTCTCCGCGGCGGTGTCGGGCATCGCGCTGCTCCTCGTGCTCTACCAGGTGGTCTCGAAGCTGCGCGGCCGGCCGGCGGACCAGCCCTGCGTCTCGTCGCTGGCGCGCTGGCTGTGGCTGTTCCTCATCCTCACGCTCTCGCTGGAGCTGCTCGAGATCCTGGTGATGGCCTACGAGCGCTCCGACTCGTGGCTGATCATCTCGGAGCTCATCACCACCCGGCTCGAGCTCTCCTACGTGACGGTGCAGATGATCGTGGGAGGGCTCATCCCGATGATCCTGCTCGCGGTGGTGGTGCTGATGAACCGCTACCTGCACCCGCGCGTCCGGAACACGCTCTCCACCGCGGCGGCGCTGCTGTGCCTGCTGCAGGTGTTCTCGATGCGCTGGAACATCGTGATCGGCGGGCAGCTCCTCTCGAAGTCGCTGCGCGGCCTGCGCTCGCACTACGAGCCGGAGCTGTTCGGCCGCGAGGGCGTGCTCATGGCGCTCGCGCTGGTGCTCGCGCCGTTCGCGATCCTGTGGATCTTCGACCGGGTGCTCGGCATCGACCCGCCCGGGCAGGCGGACGGGGAGCCGGAGGCGCACGCCGCGGCCGCGCCGGGCGGCGCCGCGGCGACGGGCCCCGGGCTGGGAGACGTTCACCCATAG
- a CDS encoding methyl-accepting chemotaxis protein codes for MAHARPPAARPARSGLARLRDLKLRTKLLVLLAVVNAASAAAFVTISYRVQAREIRAAVDDKLLTAARAAALFLVPFHDRVDGPGSIAPEEHLDVQRRLSALAEETDLAYLYTVVAQGSGSAFTSSSATREELASGTGPRFFQATTHPSPGLVAALADHRIHFDTYVDPTDSLRSVYVPLRSRNGKEFFLGVDVHTATLEGAIRAALWRALATGAAVLALGLLASAMLLGPLLARLQRVGATLHLVARGRLDVELEEDGGADEIGRVIEALRGMVAALSGAAGSIRGAADALAAGSGQLAGGAAALSQASSEQASETEQASAAMHEIARHAQENAAAAARTGEAAAGAARGARAGGDAAARTAAAMREVGEKISIVEEIAYQTNLLALNAAIEAARAGEHGRGFAVVATEVRRLAERSRAAAEEIGRLTAASVDLAAQAGTALDAVVPEVERTAALVQQISAGSAAQGTNAARVSGALRNLEEIGGRNAAAAEELSSTAEELAAQAEALRDAIGFFRGVAGGADPHPASATPAPPLRLASGR; via the coding sequence ATGGCCCACGCACGCCCCCCTGCCGCGCGGCCCGCTCGCAGCGGCCTCGCGCGCCTGCGCGACCTGAAGCTCCGCACCAAGCTGCTCGTCCTGCTCGCGGTCGTGAACGCGGCCTCGGCGGCGGCGTTCGTGACGATCTCGTACCGCGTGCAGGCCCGCGAGATCCGCGCGGCGGTGGACGACAAGCTGCTCACCGCGGCCCGCGCGGCGGCGCTCTTCCTGGTTCCGTTCCACGATCGGGTGGACGGGCCCGGCTCGATCGCGCCCGAGGAGCACCTCGACGTGCAGCGGCGGCTCTCCGCGCTCGCGGAGGAGACCGACCTCGCCTACCTGTACACGGTGGTGGCGCAGGGCTCCGGGAGCGCGTTCACCTCGTCGAGCGCCACCCGCGAGGAGCTCGCCTCCGGCACCGGCCCGCGGTTCTTCCAGGCCACCACGCACCCGAGCCCGGGCCTGGTGGCGGCGCTCGCCGACCACCGGATCCACTTCGACACCTACGTCGATCCCACCGACTCGCTGCGCTCGGTGTACGTGCCGCTGCGCTCGCGGAACGGGAAGGAGTTCTTCCTCGGCGTGGACGTCCACACCGCCACGCTGGAGGGCGCGATCCGCGCGGCGCTGTGGCGCGCGCTCGCCACCGGCGCCGCGGTGCTCGCGCTCGGCCTGCTCGCCTCGGCGATGCTGCTCGGGCCGCTGCTGGCGCGGCTGCAGCGCGTCGGCGCGACGCTCCACCTGGTGGCGCGCGGGCGGCTCGACGTCGAGCTGGAGGAGGACGGCGGGGCGGACGAGATCGGGCGGGTCATCGAGGCGCTCCGCGGCATGGTGGCGGCGCTCTCCGGGGCGGCCGGCAGCATCCGCGGGGCGGCGGACGCGCTCGCCGCCGGGAGCGGCCAGCTCGCCGGCGGGGCCGCGGCGCTCTCGCAGGCGTCGAGCGAGCAGGCCTCCGAGACGGAGCAGGCCTCCGCGGCCATGCACGAGATCGCGCGCCACGCGCAGGAGAACGCCGCGGCGGCGGCGCGGACCGGCGAGGCCGCGGCGGGCGCGGCGCGGGGCGCGCGGGCCGGCGGCGACGCGGCGGCCCGGACCGCGGCGGCCATGCGCGAGGTGGGCGAGAAGATCTCGATCGTCGAGGAGATCGCCTACCAGACCAACCTGCTCGCGCTGAACGCGGCCATCGAGGCCGCGCGCGCCGGCGAGCACGGGCGCGGCTTCGCCGTGGTCGCGACCGAGGTGCGCCGGCTGGCCGAGCGGAGCCGGGCCGCGGCCGAGGAGATCGGGCGGCTCACCGCCGCGAGCGTGGACCTCGCCGCGCAGGCCGGGACGGCGCTCGACGCCGTGGTGCCCGAGGTGGAGCGGACCGCCGCGCTGGTGCAGCAGATCTCCGCCGGCAGCGCCGCGCAGGGGACGAACGCCGCGCGGGTGAGCGGGGCGCTCCGGAACCTCGAGGAGATCGGCGGCCGGAACGCGGCCGCCGCCGAGGAGCTGTCGTCCACCGCCGAGGAGCTGGCCGCGCAGGCCGAGGCGCTCCGCGACGCGATCGGCTTCTTCCGCGGCGTGGCCGGAGGCGCGGATCCGCACCCGGCCTCCGCGACGCCCGCCCCGCCGCTCCGGCTCGCGTCGGGGCGGTGA
- a CDS encoding 4Fe-4S dicluster domain-containing protein, which yields MDDRTPCPAPTGGPSTPRVLGRRAFLEDVLLLSGGAVVFLAGATAAAPAAAAEGAASAPPAAEGYQPWEHRWAYLVDPERCIGCGSCVRACSAENHVPDGFFRTWVERYVTGMDGTSVDSPNGGKDGFPALQVAFVATKSFFVPKMCNHCRETPCIQVCPVGASYRTPDGVVLVDGERCIGCAYCVQACPFGSRFLSPETHTAEKCTWCYHRITRGLRPACVEVCPTGARAFGDLRREGDPVRHAIEHDRVAVLQPHLRTEPQCFYLHLDGEVR from the coding sequence ATGGACGACCGCACGCCGTGCCCCGCGCCGACCGGAGGCCCCTCGACCCCGCGCGTCCTCGGCCGCCGCGCGTTCCTGGAGGACGTCCTGCTCCTCTCCGGCGGGGCGGTGGTCTTCCTCGCCGGCGCCACCGCCGCGGCGCCCGCGGCGGCCGCGGAGGGCGCGGCCTCGGCGCCGCCGGCCGCCGAGGGCTACCAGCCCTGGGAGCACCGCTGGGCGTACCTGGTGGATCCCGAGAGGTGCATCGGCTGCGGCTCCTGCGTGCGCGCGTGCAGCGCCGAGAACCACGTGCCCGACGGCTTCTTCCGGACGTGGGTCGAGCGCTACGTCACCGGCATGGACGGGACCAGCGTGGACTCGCCGAACGGCGGCAAGGACGGCTTCCCGGCGCTCCAGGTCGCGTTCGTCGCGACGAAGTCGTTCTTCGTGCCGAAGATGTGCAACCACTGCCGCGAGACCCCCTGCATCCAGGTCTGCCCGGTGGGCGCCTCCTACCGCACGCCGGACGGCGTGGTGCTGGTGGACGGCGAGCGCTGCATCGGGTGCGCGTACTGCGTGCAGGCCTGCCCGTTCGGCAGCCGCTTCCTCTCGCCCGAGACGCACACCGCGGAGAAGTGCACGTGGTGCTACCACCGCATCACCCGCGGGCTGCGCCCGGCCTGCGTCGAGGTCTGCCCCACCGGCGCGCGCGCGTTCGGCGACCTGCGGCGCGAGGGCGACCCGGTGCGCCACGCCATCGAGCACGACCGCGTCGCGGTGCTGCAGCCGCACCTGCGCACCGAGCCGCAGTGCTTCTACCTCCACCTCGACGGGGAGGTGCGGTGA